The Pyxidicoccus xibeiensis sequence CCCTGCGCCAGCGCCAGGTTGTACCGGTCCACCAGCCCCTGCGCGGTGACGGGCTCGCCGTCCCAGCCCACCAGCCGGCGGTGGCCGGGCAGGTCCGCGTACAGCGCCTCGCGCACCTCGGGCAGCGGCGAGGGCAGGGACGCCGCCAGCCGCGCCTCGTAGGCCTCCACCGTCGCATCCGCGGGCAGCGTGCGCAGCAGCAGGGCCGCGGCCTTCAGCCGCTCCCAGCGCGCCTCGGACACGCCGGGGGAGGGCTCGTCGAAGAGCAGCCGGTCCACCAGCAGCTTCACCAGCCCGCGCGCCACCTTGGGCCGGGTGAAGGCGCCGGCCTTCAGCGCCAGGGCCTCCTCCACGTCGTCGCGCCTGCCGCCGCGCGAGGACTCCACCTCCGCCAGGAACTCCTGGGCGAGCCCCAGCAGCGCCTTGTCGTCGCGCTTCACGAAGGCGGGGCGCAGCACGCCCTCGCGCACGCGGTAGGAGAGCAGGTCGCGTGTCAGCACGTCAGGACTCCTCCTGGTAGGCGCCGTGCTGGCGCCGCCGCTCGCTGATGCCGCTCTCCGCCGTCTGCGCCGAGCACACCTCGTAAAGCAGCGCCCGCTTCCCCGGGCGCTTGCGCAGGATTCGTCCCAGCCGCTGCACGTGCTCGCGCACGCTGCCACTGCCGCTGAGCACCACGCCCACGCGCGCCTCCGGCACGTCCACGCCCTCGTTCAGCACGCGCGAGGTGAGGAGCACCGGCAGCTCGCCGGACGCGAAGGCCGCCAGCAGCGCCTTTCTCTCCGGCACCGGCGTGTGGTGGGTGAGGGCGGGCAGCAGCAGCCGCCGCGCCAGCGTGTACACCGTCTCGTTGTCGTCGGTGAAGACGAGGACGCGGTCCTCGCGGTGCTCCAGGAGGATGCGCCACAGCACCTCCTGCTTGCCGCTGGAGGTGAGGGCAATCCGGCGCTGCTCGCGGTAGGCCCGGTACGCGGCGCGGCCCTCGTCGCTGCGCTGGCTCTGCGCCAGGAAGCGCGCCCACCCATCCGGCGAGGAGAGCTGCACGCCCAGCCTCCGCACGAAGCCCACGTAGAGCGCCCGCGCCGTGTCGTAGCGCGCCTTCTCGTCCGGCGTCAGCGGCACCTCCACCCGCTTCACCTCGTAGGGCGCCAGGTACTCCCCCTGCAGCTCGCGGATGTCCGAGCGGTGCACGCGCGGCCCCAGCAGCTCCTCGCAGATGCGCTCGCCGCCGTCCGTGCGCTCCAGCGTCGCGGTGAGGCCCAGCCGGTACGGGGCCAGCGAGCCCTCCGCCACGAAGCGGTAGCTGGGCGCCGGCAGGTGGTGGCACTCGTCGCACACCAGCAGGCCGAAGCGGTTGCCGTGGAACTCCGTCTGCAGCGCCGCCGAGTCGTACGTCGTCACCGTCAGCGGCTGCCTGTCACTCACGCCTCCGCCCAGCATCCCCACCGGCACGGAGAAGTGGCGCGCCAGCACCCCCTGCCACTGCGCCATCAGGTCCAGCGTGGGGACGACCACCAGGGTGGGGCGCTTCACGTGGGCGATGGCCAGCACCGCCATCAGCGTCTTGCCCGCGCCGGTGGGCAGCTCCACCAGGCCCCGGCCTCCCGCGCGCGTCCACGCGTCCAGCGCCGCGCGCTGGTGCGGGAAGGGCTCGATGGGGGAGGTGAGCGCCAGCTCCAGCGGCTCGAAGCGCTTCGCTTTGTCCTCATACGGCAGGCCCAGCTCGCGCAGCCGGAGCACCACCTCGCGGTAGTGCCACGCCGGCGCGCGGTACACGCCCGTGCGCCCGTCCTTCTGGAAGAGGGCGAGCAGGCGCGCGTCCTCCGGCAGCACGGGCGCCACCAGGGTGCCGCAGTCGAAATGGAGCTCGGTGGGGGTGGCCATCGGTGCGCAGGGGACGTAGCCCGGCAACCCGCGTTTCGCCACCATCAAGAAAGACCTGGAGGGTAGGTCCACCGACCGCCCCCCTGGTCCCTCTCCTTCGCTACGCCTGGCTTGCGGAGCCCGGGCGTTCACGGTACCCAGCGCGCCGCATGCGGCTCATCTCGCTCGTTCCCCTGCTGTGCGGCCTGGCCGTGGTGGCCCAGGCCGGTCTCAACCGTCGCTTCGCGGGCCAGTGGGGCCTGCTGGGCGCCGTCCTCATGAACATGGTGGTGGCAACGACGGCCACCTTCGCGGTGTACGCCGTGGCGCGCGCGGTGCCGGGCCTCTGGCCGCAGGCCGCCGCCGGTCAGGGCCGCTTCTTCGAGGGCTTCACGCCCTGGCATCTGCTGCCGGGCCTGTGCGGTGTGCTCATCGTCGTGGGCATGCCGGCGGCCATCAGCCGGCTGGGCGCGGTGCAGTCCGCGCTGCTGCTGATGGCCGCGCAGCTCGCCACCAGCCTCGTGTGGGATGCCATGGTGGAAGGACGTCCGGCCACGCTCGCCCGGGTGCTGGGCTCGGCAGTCGCCTTCGCGGGGGCCGCAATCGCCGTCTGGAAGGGCTAGATTCTCCAGAAGATGCGTCGAGTCCTCATCGTCAGCCCCCACAACCCCTCGCGCGAGCTGCTGCGGCGCATGCTCGAGGAGCCGGGGCTGGCCGTGTCCGCGACGGGGGACACGGATGATGCCTTCGCCGTGATTACGTCCACGCCGCCAGCGGTGGTGGTGGTGGACCTGCGCCGGCCGGACGAGGACCACCCGCTCTTCCTCGGACTGCTGCGCAAGCGGCATCCCGTGCTGCCCGTCATCGCGCTGGTGCCCGGACGGCTGCGCATCTTCGACGGCCGCCACGAGGCCGTGCGCGAGGCCCATGGCGACACCGCCGAGGCGCTCCACCAGATGCTCGGCTCGCTGAAGCAGGCCATGCAGGACCTGCTCGCGCAGGACCTCATCCGCGTGCTCCGCACTCCGGTGGGACAGGCCTGACGCGCGGCCAGTGTCGCGCGGCCCGCACAGCGGGGTGCGGCAGGCGAGCTCCGACGAGGGCCACGTTCCTCTCAGTGAGGCAGGCGTGACTCAGGGGCCTTCGAGCCACGGCCGGGTGGAGTAGGAGGGGGCGGAGCCGCGCGGCTACGCTGGTGGGCATGCGCGCTTCACTCCCCACGGCACTGCTGCTGGTCCTCATGCTCCTTTCCGACGCCGGTCGGGCGCAGGCGCGCGAAGGAGCACTGGCGGCTTCCGCCCAGTCCGA is a genomic window containing:
- a CDS encoding DMT family transporter translates to MRLISLVPLLCGLAVVAQAGLNRRFAGQWGLLGAVLMNMVVATTATFAVYAVARAVPGLWPQAAAGQGRFFEGFTPWHLLPGLCGVLIVVGMPAAISRLGAVQSALLLMAAQLATSLVWDAMVEGRPATLARVLGSAVAFAGAAIAVWKG
- a CDS encoding DEAD/DEAH box helicase, with product MATPTELHFDCGTLVAPVLPEDARLLALFQKDGRTGVYRAPAWHYREVVLRLRELGLPYEDKAKRFEPLELALTSPIEPFPHQRAALDAWTRAGGRGLVELPTGAGKTLMAVLAIAHVKRPTLVVVPTLDLMAQWQGVLARHFSVPVGMLGGGVSDRQPLTVTTYDSAALQTEFHGNRFGLLVCDECHHLPAPSYRFVAEGSLAPYRLGLTATLERTDGGERICEELLGPRVHRSDIRELQGEYLAPYEVKRVEVPLTPDEKARYDTARALYVGFVRRLGVQLSSPDGWARFLAQSQRSDEGRAAYRAYREQRRIALTSSGKQEVLWRILLEHREDRVLVFTDDNETVYTLARRLLLPALTHHTPVPERKALLAAFASGELPVLLTSRVLNEGVDVPEARVGVVLSGSGSVREHVQRLGRILRKRPGKRALLYEVCSAQTAESGISERRRQHGAYQEES
- a CDS encoding response regulator, whose product is MRRVLIVSPHNPSRELLRRMLEEPGLAVSATGDTDDAFAVITSTPPAVVVVDLRRPDEDHPLFLGLLRKRHPVLPVIALVPGRLRIFDGRHEAVREAHGDTAEALHQMLGSLKQAMQDLLAQDLIRVLRTPVGQA